The genomic window CAGCAGGTATCCGCATTCAATAGTGAAGGCGGTGGAGACTACTTCTTCTATTATTTTCCATATGCCTGCCTGTGCAAAGATTACGCTACAGGAGAGCATGATTGTTAGTATTATTTTCTTCATATTACTCTATTTTTATTGACTTAACATCTTCTTGGGCAAAAGTCCACGTAGCCCAAGAGTAAGGATTATGAGAATGACTTCTGACATACTCGAAAGTTGAAGTGAAAGGGACTCCGTACTTAGACAGTCCAGTGGAAATCTCATTATATGCCTTTCTACCTTCCCCATCGTCAGTATCACTTCTATCACCACCCATCTTAAATTTTATCACTACATTAGGACCATCAAGATTGGCCCAAAAAGTCCCACGGAAATAGTGTTCGCTCTTATAATAAAACTCACCTTCTACTTTTTCCCAGTTAATCCATATCTCGTTGTTCCAAAAGGTAGCCCTATCTATCGTTGTCTCTAGTGCAGGAGGCACAGGATGGATCATATAGATCTTCGTCCCGTTGGCCAAATGAAATCCAGAGCTTAAGAAAACAAAGGTTAGTAGTGATATATTGAGTAGTTTTTTCATAATATGTAAAACTCAAACATTAAGATTACTGCTATTCACATATACATAACAGGAAGCAAGACCTACCAAAATTTTAGTATGCCAAGTATTTTTCTCATTCGTTTAAGAGGCTTAGTTCGCTCAATGAAATATAGGAACCGTTATTATTCCCTTGCCATCTGCGTACTTAAGTAAGAGATATCCGCACTCAACAGTAAAAGCTGTAGATGCTATATCCTTGATTGTTTGCCACACTCCAGCTTGGGCAAAAAGGATACTACAAGACAGGATGGTTGTTAAAACCAATTTCTTCATAGATCTGTAGATTAGTTGCACTTGCAAGGATCGTCCTTACAAGGGGCTTCTTTAGGGCATTTTTCTTTCTCCATGATGAACAAATTTATTTTTTCTTATCTGTTAAATCTTCTGTATGTTAAATTTATCTGATGCAGATCGCTGTTTGTTTTCCAAATATAATCTATATTCACTGAGCTTTTCCATTATTAGCAATAAGTAATTTTTTTTTTGAAAGAGGTACGGAAGCAATTCTGTCCCTCTTTTTTTGTTATTCATGTTATTATACAACAATACTTTACATTGTCTTCGTTAAAGCTATTATTTGTAATAGGAGCATATTGTCATAGTCAGCATTACGTCTATGAATTCAAATTTTCATAATCCGAATAATGACTAATGCAACTCTGGAAAGACACCGGAAGTATGTATGTACATTTACAAGTAATGGGTATGAGTAGAAGTGATGCTCTGGAAGGATTAAAATAAAAATGGGCAAAATTGCTTCTGCCCATTCTCACTTAAAGAAAAAACATCATAGTAAAACGTTGTTTCAAAGATAGATTATTTTCTGAGATTATCTTAGTGTTAAGGCATTTTCTTCTCTTTTTTTTACCCTTCTTGACAAGAATCCCTGCTTTTTTGTCAAATAGCTTATTGTCATATTGTCAGAACCCTAAAAAATACTGTTCTACGCTTTCATTCCTTATTTTTTTACATATACTATAACAAGTATAGCAATTTATGTGTTTCGTAATTATAAATATCAAGTTTAATCAAAAAGTTAGGATTTATGAATGTTGTGTATCTAAGAGTAAGTACTTGCCATCAGGATGTAAGTAATCAGATGATGGGGATAGAGAAGTACATGGAAGAACATCAAATGACGATTGACCGTGTAATCGAAGAAACTGTTTCAGGGAAAATAAAGGCAAGGGATAGAAAACTTGCTTCTGTTATGGACGAACTTAAAAAGGGTGATACCTTGATTGTAAGCGAAGTATCACGCATTGGACGCAACATGATGGATGTAATTAGTAACATCAATATGCTCTGCAATGAGAAAGGATGTAATTTTATTGCAGTCAAACAGAACTATTATTTCAAGACAAATGATCTCAACAGTAAGGTCATGCTATTTGCCCATACCATAGCAGCCGAGATTGAGAGAGATTTAAACTGTGCTAGAACCAGAGAATCTTATTTGAGGGTTAAGGCAGAAAGCAATGGAGATTTTGTTTGGGGGAGACCAAAAGATTCAGGGAAAAAACTGGTAATTAATCCTTATCTATCTATTGACGATATAGCCAGACAGAACAATGTACACAGGCGGACTGTTACTCGTTATGTGAGAAGGTACTG from Candidatus Azobacteroides pseudotrichonymphae genomovar. CFP2 includes these protein-coding regions:
- a CDS encoding recombinase family protein — its product is MNVVYLRVSTCHQDVSNQMMGIEKYMEEHQMTIDRVIEETVSGKIKARDRKLASVMDELKKGDTLIVSEVSRIGRNMMDVISNINMLCNEKGCNFIAVKQNYYFKTNDLNSKVMLFAHTIAAEIERDLNCARTRESYLRVKAESNGDFVWGRPKDSGKKLVINPYLSIDDIARQNNVHRRTVTRYVRRYCRDLCYTQGSPYLTLAQC